A single Corynebacterium stationis DNA region contains:
- the bcp gene encoding thioredoxin-dependent thiol peroxidase → MTEQIRLEVGDTAPAFSLKDDAGNTVSLSDYAGKRVVVYFYPRANTPGCTTEACDFRDAMEQLNGSEVAVLGISPDKPESLAKFREDHDLNFPLLSDPEKETLTAYGAFGEKNNYGKKVQGVIRSTFVVEPDGKIGVAKYNVKATGHVARIIKELD, encoded by the coding sequence ATGACTGAGCAGATTAGATTAGAAGTTGGAGACACGGCACCTGCGTTTTCTTTGAAAGATGATGCTGGAAACACGGTCTCTTTGTCCGATTACGCTGGAAAGCGCGTTGTAGTTTACTTCTACCCTCGCGCAAACACCCCTGGGTGCACCACCGAAGCCTGTGACTTCCGTGACGCTATGGAACAGCTCAACGGCTCTGAGGTTGCAGTCCTGGGCATCTCCCCTGATAAGCCAGAGTCTTTGGCGAAGTTCCGCGAAGACCACGATCTGAACTTCCCACTGTTGTCTGACCCCGAAAAAGAAACGCTGACCGCCTACGGCGCTTTCGGTGAAAAGAATAACTACGGCAAGAAGGTCCAAGGCGTAATTCGCTCTACCTTTGTTGTGGAACCAGATGGCAAAATTGGTGTAGCTAAGTACAACGTGAAGGCCACTGGCCACGTTGCCCGCATCATCAAAGAGCTCGACTAA
- a CDS encoding DUF3618 domain-containing protein has translation MARNIDDIQRDIERTRRQLASTLDELADRSKPANLANDAKAAATEKLSQQNVQIALASVAALVVGAIAFSVVRSRRKSNDLKELQRLLSER, from the coding sequence GTGGCACGCAATATTGATGACATTCAGCGAGACATCGAGCGCACCCGTCGCCAGCTCGCAAGCACTTTGGATGAGCTAGCGGATCGCTCCAAGCCAGCTAATTTGGCCAATGACGCTAAGGCAGCGGCAACTGAAAAGCTTTCACAGCAGAACGTGCAGATCGCTTTAGCTTCTGTTGCGGCGCTGGTCGTTGGTGCAATTGCATTTAGCGTTGTTCGTTCTCGTCGCAAGAGCAACGACTTGAAGGAGCTGCAGCGCCTGCTCTCCGAGCGCTAA